Sequence from the Verrucomicrobiota bacterium genome:
CGCGACTTCCGCCTGACGGATGTGGCCGGTGAAGTTGTCGGAAAACTTCTCGCGTGACGCCGATTTCGTGGCAGGGCTGTGCTGCTGCACAGCCGTGTTCTGGCATTATAATATGAAAACTCCTCGTCGCTCCTTTCTTGCCGCTGGTCTGGGGGTGAGTTTGATCTCAGTCCTCAGTCCCAAGCCTCAAGCTGCCGCCGTCAAAACGAAGTTACCTGCCAAAGGACTTAAGAAAGCCGATCTGCCAACGCCTGCACTGCTGGTCGATCTCGACCTATTTGAGGCGAACGTCAGATTCCTCGCCGAGCATTGCAAGCAAGCCGGCTGCGGGTTTCGCCCGCACGCCAAAACCCACAAATGCCCGGAGATTGCGCGGCGGCAAATGGCTGCTGGCGCGCGGGGCATCTGCGTCGCGACCGTGCCGGAAGCCGAGGCGATGGTGGCGGCTGGAATTTCCGGCGTCCACCTGACTTCGCCCATCGTGGATCAGAACAAGATCGGTCGCATGATCGACCTGGCACGCAAGGGTCGCGGACTCATGCTGGCCGTCGGACACGCGCGCGAGGTCGCGTTGCTCGCGGAAGCCGCCGAACATCGCGGCGTCAGTCTTGACCTTTTGATCGACATCGATGTGGGCGATCGGCGCACGGGAATCTTGCCTGGTCAACCGGCGCTGGAACTGGCCCGCCAGATCGCGAAATGCCGGCGGCTGCGCTTGCGCGGGACGCAGGCTTATTCCGGCGCTTCCACGCATGTGCGCGGTTTTGCCGAACGCGAAAAGACTTCCCGAGGCGTTTTGGCAAAGGCCGTTGAAACCCGCAGTCTGCTGAGCAAGGAAGGCTTCGACATGGGGATTCTGTCGGGCGGCAGCACCGGCACTTACAACATCGACGCCGGCACGTTGACCGAACTGCAGGTCGGTTCTTACGTCTTCATGGATGTGAACTACCGCGTGATCGGCGGCAAGAACGGGAGCGAGACCTATACGGATTTTCATCCCAGCCTGACTGTCCTCACGACGGTCGTGAATGCCACGCACTCGGATCAAGTTTCCGTGGATGCCGGCATCAAGGCGTTTGCCACCGATGTTCAGGAAAAGCCGGAACCCAGATCGTGGCCGGGCATTTCTTATCGGCGGTTTGGAGATGAATTCGGCGCGATCACAGTCGCGCCCGGCGCGAAGCTGCCGCAGATTGGAGACCGGCTGGAGTTCATCGTGTCGCACTGCGATCCCACGGTGAATCTTTACGACCGCATCTACGCCACGCGCGGCGACAAGGTGGAAGAGATCTGGCCCATTGCCGCTCGCCGGGAGTTCGCCGGCTGATTGGTCCGTCCCCATTCCGATGCCTCGCGTCTTGGGCCTTCCCAATGAACCGGTCCGAGTCGGCTCAGGCGCCAATG
This genomic interval carries:
- a CDS encoding DSD1 family PLP-dependent enzyme, encoding MWPVKLSENFSRDADFVAGLCCCTAVFWHYNMKTPRRSFLAAGLGVSLISVLSPKPQAAAVKTKLPAKGLKKADLPTPALLVDLDLFEANVRFLAEHCKQAGCGFRPHAKTHKCPEIARRQMAAGARGICVATVPEAEAMVAAGISGVHLTSPIVDQNKIGRMIDLARKGRGLMLAVGHAREVALLAEAAEHRGVSLDLLIDIDVGDRRTGILPGQPALELARQIAKCRRLRLRGTQAYSGASTHVRGFAEREKTSRGVLAKAVETRSLLSKEGFDMGILSGGSTGTYNIDAGTLTELQVGSYVFMDVNYRVIGGKNGSETYTDFHPSLTVLTTVVNATHSDQVSVDAGIKAFATDVQEKPEPRSWPGISYRRFGDEFGAITVAPGAKLPQIGDRLEFIVSHCDPTVNLYDRIYATRGDKVEEIWPIAARREFAG